In Reichenbachiella agarivorans, one genomic interval encodes:
- a CDS encoding ABC transporter permease: MEATPKNSRKFSHLWLLKMAWRDSRSSRGKLLLFTLSITIGIAALVAINSFKENLNDEINIQSKSLLGADLEVSSQQPFTEEQSGLIDSLGDERSFQTRFVSMVYFPSTGGTRLVQIRSLEGKYPYYGEIETVPTHASSTFKSGQYALVDETLMLQYNVDIGDDIKIGNLNFQIQGKLQNIPGQSGINTSVSPVVYIPNQYLQQTGLVKKGSRITYSYFYKTPDEIDTEAFDKQYEDRFEELSLRYETVQKRKENTSEAFNNTTVFLNMSAFIALLLGSIGVAGAVYSYLKEKNASVAILRCLGLSGRDAFIIYFYQVIFMGAFGSLVGTGIGTSIQFFLPELVEEVLPFSIETHFYWIIALEGLLLGLVVTVLFSLLPLLSILKVSPLSSIRSGYQLEESRQTNLILKSVLYGVITLFLFLFSYLQIQEWMQAGIFMGGLLGTFLILFVLSKGLIYLAKSIVSPKWNFLVRHGIANLHRPQNQTGLLIITIGMCTMLISIMYFSRHVLIDQITMAGREERPNMVLFDIQTHQTEEVENLVTNFDLPVVQSVPVVTMRLLEINGISKKEASLDSTLEIPDWVYNREYRVTFRDSLIDSETITDGELKPYHQDSIFVSVAEGFAEGRKWKLGDEITFNVQGAVMKTYIGSFRKIDWRRIQTNFIILFPSGVLEQAPQFHVLVTKVDNNEVSAKFQQAIVRNFPNISIIDLELILKTVEEVLTKISFVIRFMALISVITGLLVLINSIVLSKSQRVKESVLMRTIGAKARQIIAIITIEYSVLGFISAMTGIITAHLMTWVLSESLFKADYSFDGDATLYILLAVTVATLVMGLFNIRPVLKELPLTILRKEA; this comes from the coding sequence TTGGAAGCTACACCCAAAAACTCAAGAAAATTCTCTCATCTCTGGTTGCTCAAAATGGCTTGGCGAGACAGTCGCAGCAGTCGAGGTAAGCTCTTGCTCTTCACACTATCCATTACTATTGGCATAGCAGCACTGGTAGCTATCAATTCGTTCAAAGAAAATCTCAATGACGAGATCAATATACAATCCAAGTCTCTCCTTGGAGCAGATTTGGAAGTGTCCTCACAGCAGCCTTTTACTGAGGAGCAGTCAGGATTGATAGATTCTCTGGGCGACGAACGATCCTTTCAGACACGATTTGTATCCATGGTTTACTTCCCTAGCACAGGAGGGACACGTCTGGTTCAGATCAGAAGTCTAGAAGGGAAATACCCCTATTATGGTGAGATAGAAACTGTTCCAACCCATGCTTCTTCAACATTTAAATCTGGACAGTATGCATTGGTGGATGAAACATTGATGCTGCAGTACAACGTCGATATAGGAGATGACATCAAAATCGGAAATTTGAATTTTCAAATCCAAGGAAAGCTACAGAACATCCCTGGACAAAGTGGCATCAACACCTCCGTTTCACCAGTCGTTTATATCCCAAATCAATACCTACAACAAACTGGATTAGTCAAAAAAGGGAGTCGCATTACTTATTCGTATTTCTATAAAACACCAGATGAAATAGACACAGAAGCTTTTGACAAGCAGTATGAAGACAGGTTTGAAGAGTTGTCACTCAGATACGAAACGGTGCAAAAGCGGAAAGAGAACACCAGTGAGGCTTTTAACAATACAACGGTGTTTTTGAATATGTCGGCGTTTATTGCTTTGCTACTGGGCAGCATAGGTGTTGCAGGCGCTGTGTATAGTTATCTCAAAGAGAAAAACGCTTCCGTGGCTATACTCAGGTGTTTGGGTTTGAGCGGTCGAGATGCTTTCATTATCTATTTTTATCAAGTCATCTTTATGGGAGCATTTGGCTCATTGGTAGGGACAGGGATAGGGACAAGCATACAGTTTTTCCTGCCTGAGTTGGTAGAGGAAGTGCTTCCATTCTCAATCGAAACACATTTTTACTGGATTATTGCGCTGGAAGGTCTGTTGCTTGGATTGGTGGTGACCGTACTGTTTTCTCTTTTGCCACTCCTATCCATTCTGAAAGTCTCGCCGCTCAGCTCGATTAGATCGGGGTATCAATTGGAAGAATCACGTCAGACCAATTTGATTTTAAAAAGTGTCTTGTATGGTGTGATCACACTTTTCTTGTTTTTGTTCTCCTATCTCCAAATTCAGGAATGGATGCAAGCAGGCATTTTCATGGGAGGGCTGTTGGGTACTTTCTTGATTTTATTTGTGTTGTCCAAAGGCTTAATTTATTTGGCCAAATCTATCGTTTCTCCTAAGTGGAATTTTCTTGTGAGACATGGGATAGCCAATCTTCACCGTCCACAGAACCAAACGGGATTGCTCATCATCACCATTGGGATGTGTACGATGTTGATCTCCATCATGTATTTCTCCAGGCACGTGCTGATCGACCAAATCACCATGGCTGGTAGGGAGGAGCGTCCTAATATGGTACTCTTTGACATCCAGACGCACCAAACTGAGGAGGTGGAAAATCTCGTTACCAACTTTGATCTCCCAGTCGTTCAGAGTGTACCAGTGGTAACTATGCGGTTGTTAGAGATCAATGGGATTTCTAAAAAGGAAGCTAGCCTAGACTCTACCTTGGAAATCCCAGATTGGGTCTACAATAGAGAATACAGGGTGACTTTCAGAGACTCGCTCATCGACTCTGAGACAATCACCGACGGTGAATTAAAACCCTATCATCAAGACAGTATTTTCGTCTCTGTGGCAGAAGGTTTTGCAGAGGGACGCAAATGGAAACTGGGAGATGAAATCACCTTCAACGTACAAGGAGCGGTCATGAAAACCTACATCGGAAGCTTTCGAAAAATAGATTGGAGACGGATACAAACCAACTTCATTATTCTCTTTCCGTCTGGTGTTCTCGAACAAGCGCCGCAATTTCATGTGCTAGTGACCAAAGTGGACAACAATGAGGTCTCTGCCAAGTTTCAACAGGCCATAGTCAGAAACTTTCCGAACATCTCCATCATAGACCTAGAATTGATTCTAAAAACCGTGGAAGAAGTTCTGACCAAAATTTCCTTTGTAATTCGATTTATGGCGCTGATCAGTGTCATCACAGGTTTGTTGGTGTTGATCAACTCTATCGTCCTGAGCAAGTCGCAGCGTGTCAAAGAAAGTGTGCTGATGCGTACGATTGGAGCCAAAGCCCGACAAATCATCGCCATTATTACCATTGAATACAGCGTGCTGGGGTTTATCTCTGCCATGACAGGGATCATCACAGCTCACTTGATGACTTGGGTACTATCAGAGAGTCTGTTCAAAGCAGATTATTCCTTTGATGGTGATGCGACCTTATACATTTTGCTAGCTGTGACTGTTGCTACTTTGGTAATGGGATTATTCAACATTCGCCCAGTTCTCAAGGAGCTGCCACTGACGATCTTGAGGAAGGAAGCATGA
- a CDS encoding LytR/AlgR family response regulator transcription factor, with translation MKIVGHILFWITITGLLTLIFGRSYQSFSESFYFVCLLLPVIVGTAYFFNYYIVVKYLFARRYFKFVLYSFYLLIISLNLEMLVITTAFILLAEYDYANMNPITTDVSILTITLYFVVFGLSFIRLIRFYFHNQKSISYYQDEVEKSKIDSITIKENRSNRQVFFEDIRYIESLGDYVTIHLFNEKIITKEKISSLENRMPQIFVRIHRSFMVNRLHISSFNKEQITIANQTLPISRTYKQKVFSSLN, from the coding sequence ATGAAAATTGTTGGACACATTTTGTTTTGGATCACGATCACAGGATTGCTCACGTTGATATTTGGCAGATCGTACCAGAGCTTTTCCGAGTCATTTTACTTTGTATGCCTACTCCTGCCTGTCATAGTAGGCACGGCCTATTTCTTTAACTATTACATAGTCGTGAAATACTTGTTCGCTAGGAGATATTTCAAATTTGTGCTCTACAGTTTTTATCTGCTCATCATTTCCCTCAATCTAGAAATGCTAGTGATCACAACTGCATTCATCCTATTGGCAGAGTATGATTATGCCAATATGAATCCAATCACCACAGATGTCTCCATTCTTACCATCACTTTGTACTTCGTGGTCTTTGGCTTATCCTTCATTCGCCTGATTCGTTTCTATTTCCACAATCAAAAATCGATTAGTTACTACCAAGACGAGGTAGAAAAATCAAAAATAGACTCAATTACCATCAAAGAAAATCGGAGCAATAGGCAGGTGTTTTTCGAAGACATACGGTACATTGAGAGTCTCGGTGATTACGTCACGATTCATCTATTCAATGAAAAAATCATTACTAAAGAGAAAATCAGTTCCTTGGAAAACCGAATGCCCCAGATTTTCGTGAGAATCCACCGATCATTTATGGTCAACAGACTACACATCTCTTCTTTCAACAAGGAGCAGATTACTATTGCCAATCAAACTCTGCCCATCAGCAGGACTTACAAGCAAAAAGTGTTTTCATCCCTGAACTAA
- a CDS encoding arylesterase: MKLNFIILIALLVLGISCTSKTENTTETQTPVEERSEELTNQKTILFFGNSITAGYQLDLTEAFPALIQERLDSLGLSYQTINAGLSGETTASGDSRVNWVLKNPVDIFVLELGANDGLRGISTTETRKNLKSIIEKVQAKYPKCKIVLAGMMIPPNMGIAYSKDFQTIYPELAAEYDLALIPFILEGVAGIKELNLEDGIHPTAEGHQILADNVWKILQPLL; the protein is encoded by the coding sequence ATGAAACTTAACTTCATCATACTCATAGCACTGCTTGTGCTGGGGATCTCTTGTACGAGCAAAACAGAGAATACTACCGAAACCCAGACTCCTGTGGAAGAACGCAGCGAAGAGCTTACTAACCAAAAAACCATCCTCTTCTTTGGCAACAGCATCACAGCAGGCTACCAGTTGGATTTGACAGAGGCTTTTCCAGCCTTGATACAAGAGCGATTGGATTCCTTGGGATTGTCTTATCAGACTATCAATGCCGGCCTGAGTGGAGAGACAACTGCCAGCGGTGATTCGCGAGTGAATTGGGTACTGAAAAACCCAGTAGATATTTTCGTTCTCGAACTCGGAGCAAACGATGGCCTCAGAGGGATCAGCACCACCGAAACCCGCAAAAATCTGAAATCTATCATAGAGAAAGTACAAGCCAAATACCCCAAATGTAAAATCGTCCTAGCAGGAATGATGATCCCTCCCAATATGGGCATTGCCTATAGCAAGGATTTTCAAACCATCTATCCAGAGTTGGCTGCAGAGTATGATCTGGCATTGATTCCTTTTATTTTGGAAGGAGTGGCTGGCATCAAAGAATTAAATTTGGAGGATGGGATTCATCCTACCGCAGAGGGGCATCAGATACTTGCTGACAATGTTTGGAAGATACTGCAGCCTTTGCTTTAA
- a CDS encoding LytR/AlgR family response regulator transcription factor has product MKVLIIEDEKFAQEELKRLLAETSYDIEVLACFESIEETVEWYEENDEPDLIFMDIQLSDGLSFEIFQQAEVTCPIIFTTAFENYAIKAFKVNSIDYLLKPIEKDDLEAAIKKYDDLKNNAPHSAEEGTVSLSVDQVQQLLKLSDDQKDYKKRFIIKSGDRMRHVSVEDIAYFFAEDDYTYLVAKENAKFIISFKLDELVKMLDPNDFFRISRKYIVNIHSVKLVNKYFNSRLEVILQPETKDQILISRVRVPEFLNWLEK; this is encoded by the coding sequence ATGAAGGTATTGATTATAGAGGATGAAAAATTCGCCCAAGAAGAATTGAAAAGATTGCTGGCGGAGACATCTTATGACATAGAAGTTTTAGCCTGTTTTGAGTCTATCGAAGAAACGGTAGAATGGTACGAAGAAAATGACGAACCAGATTTGATCTTTATGGACATACAGTTGTCCGACGGATTGAGTTTTGAGATATTTCAGCAAGCAGAAGTGACCTGTCCCATTATTTTCACAACTGCTTTTGAAAACTACGCAATCAAGGCTTTCAAAGTCAATAGCATTGACTACCTACTCAAGCCTATCGAGAAGGACGATCTAGAAGCTGCTATCAAAAAGTACGATGACCTAAAAAACAACGCACCCCATTCAGCCGAAGAAGGTACCGTTTCGTTGAGTGTCGATCAGGTACAGCAGTTGCTCAAGTTGTCGGACGATCAAAAGGATTACAAAAAGAGATTTATCATCAAGTCTGGTGATAGAATGAGACATGTGTCCGTAGAGGACATCGCCTATTTTTTCGCAGAGGACGATTACACCTATTTGGTAGCCAAAGAAAATGCTAAATTCATTATTTCCTTCAAGCTCGACGAATTGGTCAAAATGCTGGATCCCAATGACTTTTTCCGTATCTCTAGGAAATACATCGTCAACATCCATTCGGTAAAATTGGTCAATAAATATTTCAACAGTAGACTAGAAGTAATTCTACAACCAGAGACCAAAGATCAAATTCTGATCAGTCGTGTGCGAGTCCCAGAGTTTTTGAACTGGCTGGAAAAGTAG
- a CDS encoding YpdA family putative bacillithiol disulfide reductase — MSEHKVYDVIIIGGGPIGLACAIEAKKKNLSYLIIEKGCLVNSLYNYPMNMTFFSTSEKLEIGGVPFISHSPKPTRTEALEYYRRVTMNWDLKIRLYEKVTSVERKEVFLIQTDKDSYHSKHVVLSTGFYDLPFLLNVPGEDLPKVKHYYTEPHPYFGQKVVVIGAANSSVDVALETYRKGAAVTMVIRDAEINSRVKYWVRPDIENRIAEGSIKAYFNSSLTEIREHEVDILTPGGSLTLKNDFVLAMTGYQPSFTLMKAMGIQIGDDPMKTPVHNPDTMETNVKGLYLAGVVCGGLQTNKWFIENSRVHAEVIMKEIVSSKN; from the coding sequence ATGAGTGAACACAAAGTGTATGACGTCATCATCATAGGTGGTGGTCCGATAGGATTGGCCTGCGCGATCGAGGCAAAAAAGAAAAATTTGAGCTACCTCATCATCGAGAAAGGCTGCTTGGTCAACTCCCTCTACAACTACCCGATGAACATGACCTTTTTCTCCACTTCGGAGAAACTCGAAATCGGTGGGGTTCCCTTCATCTCACACAGTCCCAAACCTACCCGCACAGAAGCATTGGAATATTACCGCAGAGTCACTATGAATTGGGACTTAAAAATTAGACTATATGAAAAGGTGACCTCCGTAGAAAGGAAAGAAGTATTTCTCATCCAGACGGATAAAGACAGTTATCATTCCAAGCATGTGGTGCTATCGACGGGATTCTATGATTTGCCATTCTTGCTCAACGTGCCTGGAGAAGACCTACCAAAAGTAAAGCACTACTACACCGAACCTCACCCCTATTTTGGACAGAAAGTCGTGGTGATAGGAGCGGCCAACTCTTCAGTAGATGTAGCACTAGAGACTTATCGAAAAGGAGCTGCAGTCACCATGGTGATCCGCGATGCGGAGATCAATTCGAGAGTAAAATATTGGGTGCGTCCAGACATAGAAAACCGCATCGCTGAGGGTTCGATCAAGGCCTATTTCAACTCGTCTCTCACGGAGATAAGAGAACATGAAGTGGATATCCTGACACCAGGAGGTAGCTTGACACTCAAAAATGATTTCGTTCTAGCGATGACGGGTTATCAACCTAGTTTCACCCTGATGAAAGCAATGGGAATCCAGATCGGAGACGACCCCATGAAAACGCCCGTCCACAACCCCGACACCATGGAGACCAACGTCAAAGGACTCTACCTTGCTGGAGTGGTATGCGGCGGCCTACAAACCAACAAATGGTTCATCGAAAACAGTCGCGTACACGCTGAGGTAATTATGAAGGAGATTGTGAGTTCGAAAAACTAA
- a CDS encoding type II toxin-antitoxin system Phd/YefM family antitoxin yields the protein MLTTTISDFRKDIKSYFDSVTENFETLIINRGKKNAVVIISLDEYNSLCATQHELSSKTNEQRLDSAISKLNKHEGVTRDLIVE from the coding sequence ATGTTGACGACTACCATTTCAGATTTTAGAAAGGACATCAAAAGTTACTTTGATTCCGTGACAGAGAATTTTGAAACACTGATTATCAACCGTGGGAAGAAAAATGCAGTGGTCATTATTTCCTTGGATGAGTACAATTCTCTCTGTGCAACTCAACACGAATTATCCTCAAAGACCAACGAACAGCGGCTTGATTCTGCTATCTCCAAGTTAAACAAGCACGAGGGTGTCACGCGTGATCTCATAGTAGAATGA
- a CDS encoding MotA/TolQ/ExbB proton channel family protein, protein MVDLFYMGGSLFMGILTLLLLVIIVVMTIQVVVMLKQKESFSMDLGIIKSIGTFAMVFGVLGQFIGLYAAFQSIEVVGQVSQALLASGLKVSSITSIYGILIFLISYLLWFGLKALKANFQQPTGV, encoded by the coding sequence ATGGTAGATTTATTTTACATGGGCGGGAGCCTATTTATGGGGATTCTTACTCTATTGCTTTTAGTTATTATAGTTGTGATGACAATACAAGTTGTCGTGATGTTGAAACAGAAAGAAAGCTTTTCAATGGATCTTGGCATCATCAAGTCGATTGGTACGTTTGCAATGGTTTTTGGAGTACTTGGGCAGTTTATAGGATTGTATGCGGCGTTTCAGTCAATTGAAGTGGTGGGGCAAGTATCCCAAGCCTTGCTGGCAAGTGGATTGAAGGTCTCTTCGATTACAAGTATCTATGGTATACTCATTTTCTTGATCTCATATCTGCTGTGGTTTGGACTGAAAGCCTTGAAGGCCAATTTTCAGCAACCAACAGGAGTGTGA
- a CDS encoding flavodoxin family protein, whose protein sequence is MHNPDFSHLKAIYINCTLKKSPETSHTAGLMKVSQTIMKNEGVTIDEVRFIDHDVASGVYPDMTEHGWTTDEWPQIFERIDQADILIIGTPIWLGEKSSVAQKLIERLYAMSGMTNDRGQYLYYGKVGGCIITGNEDGIKHCAMGILYALQHIGYSIPPQADCGWIGEVGPGPSYLDKESHASSNDFTNRNTTFMTYNLLHLAKSLKEQNGYPSYGNSRKDWDKGSRWGFEKP, encoded by the coding sequence ATGCACAATCCAGATTTTAGTCATCTCAAAGCAATATACATCAACTGTACGTTGAAAAAATCTCCTGAAACCAGTCACACAGCTGGTCTCATGAAGGTCTCACAAACAATCATGAAAAATGAAGGCGTCACCATAGATGAAGTCCGATTCATAGATCATGACGTAGCGAGTGGTGTGTACCCAGACATGACAGAGCATGGCTGGACAACAGACGAATGGCCACAGATTTTTGAGAGAATCGACCAAGCAGATATCCTCATCATCGGCACACCCATATGGCTGGGCGAAAAATCATCTGTTGCACAAAAACTCATCGAACGACTATATGCCATGAGCGGCATGACCAATGACAGAGGACAATACCTGTATTATGGAAAAGTAGGCGGCTGCATCATCACAGGCAATGAAGATGGTATCAAACACTGCGCCATGGGGATATTGTATGCACTACAGCATATAGGATACTCTATTCCTCCACAGGCTGACTGTGGATGGATCGGTGAAGTAGGACCAGGCCCCAGCTATTTGGACAAAGAGTCTCATGCTAGCAGCAATGACTTTACAAATCGTAATACTACCTTCATGACCTACAATCTTTTGCACCTAGCCAAATCCCTCAAAGAACAAAATGGATACCCAAGCTATGGCAACTCTCGAAAAGATTGGGACAAGGGATCGAGATGGGGATTTGAAAAACCCTGA
- a CDS encoding alanine/glycine:cation symporter family protein — MEFLYTLEAFFKEAESFVWGKPLLFLLIGGGLFFTLYSRFLPFRYLRHAINVLRGKYDESDEPGDISHFQALSGHLAATVGMGNVSGVALAIVAGGPGAIFWMWVSAFVGMATKFFTCTLAVMYRGYDSDGKLQGGPMYVIREAMPSYFKPLAAFFAIAGFFGATPIFQANQIVQVTKDVLIRPLGWIDGNEFIVDLSIGLVIVFFAALVIFGGIKRIGEVASRMVPMMVVVYILSVVAIMLINWSHVVDSFILIFQDAFQAKAVLGGAVGAIMIEGAKRAAFSNEAGIGTAPMMHGAAKTNEPIREGLVAMLGPFIDTLVICTMTALCILSTGVWTDTSLDGISLTAKAFDHSIPYVGTYILLACVLIFAFTTVFGFSYLGQKCLSYLVGVKYGKYFNYWYVGIIIIGSVWSLDGVVSLIFVMYGLMAIPTMVSTLYLAPKVMKAAKIYFAKVE; from the coding sequence ATGGAATTTTTATATACTTTAGAAGCCTTCTTCAAAGAGGCCGAGTCCTTTGTCTGGGGCAAGCCCTTGTTGTTTTTATTGATAGGAGGAGGTCTCTTTTTCACACTTTACTCGCGATTTTTACCCTTTAGATACCTCCGTCACGCCATCAATGTCCTCAGAGGAAAATATGATGAATCCGACGAACCTGGAGACATTTCTCACTTTCAAGCCTTGTCTGGACACCTAGCTGCCACAGTTGGGATGGGCAATGTCAGTGGAGTCGCCTTGGCGATTGTAGCGGGAGGTCCTGGAGCCATTTTTTGGATGTGGGTCAGTGCATTTGTAGGGATGGCTACCAAATTTTTCACTTGTACCCTGGCCGTCATGTACCGTGGCTATGACAGTGACGGCAAACTGCAAGGCGGACCTATGTATGTGATCCGTGAGGCCATGCCATCCTACTTCAAACCCCTAGCTGCTTTCTTTGCCATCGCTGGATTCTTTGGTGCCACGCCGATTTTTCAAGCCAACCAGATCGTACAAGTCACCAAAGATGTACTGATCAGGCCTCTTGGCTGGATCGATGGCAATGAGTTCATCGTAGACTTATCGATAGGCTTGGTGATTGTGTTTTTCGCTGCCTTGGTGATTTTTGGAGGAATCAAACGAATCGGAGAGGTAGCCTCTCGCATGGTGCCTATGATGGTAGTGGTCTACATATTGAGCGTGGTAGCAATCATGCTGATCAATTGGTCTCATGTAGTGGATAGTTTTATTTTGATTTTCCAAGATGCCTTTCAGGCCAAAGCAGTACTAGGTGGTGCAGTAGGTGCGATCATGATCGAAGGAGCGAAACGAGCGGCCTTTTCCAACGAAGCGGGAATCGGCACAGCACCCATGATGCACGGAGCTGCCAAAACCAACGAGCCCATCCGAGAGGGTTTGGTGGCGATGTTGGGCCCTTTTATAGATACTTTGGTGATCTGCACGATGACCGCACTTTGTATTCTTTCTACTGGCGTTTGGACAGATACTAGTTTGGACGGAATCTCATTGACAGCCAAGGCCTTTGATCACTCGATCCCTTATGTAGGCACCTATATACTTTTGGCTTGTGTATTGATTTTTGCATTCACTACCGTCTTCGGATTTTCCTATTTGGGACAGAAATGCCTTTCTTATTTGGTGGGCGTGAAATACGGCAAATATTTTAACTACTGGTATGTTGGGATCATCATCATCGGCTCGGTCTGGAGTCTTGACGGAGTAGTGAGTCTCATCTTTGTGATGTATGGATTGATGGCGATCCCTACGATGGTGTCCACGCTCTACCTAGCCCCAAAAGTCATGAAAGCCGCCAAGATTTATTTCGCGAAGGTGGAGTAA
- the panD gene encoding aspartate 1-decarboxylase: MMRSKIHKAVVTEANLNYVGSITIDKDFIEMVGLRKNEKVQIVSNTSGARLETYVIEGERGSKEICMNGAASHLIGKGEEIIIIGYELTNEEITPSVILLDQHNNFVEYLEESVELNRFL, encoded by the coding sequence ATGATGAGATCTAAGATTCACAAAGCGGTAGTTACCGAGGCGAATCTTAATTATGTAGGGAGTATCACGATCGATAAAGATTTTATCGAGATGGTTGGCTTGCGAAAAAACGAGAAGGTTCAGATCGTGAGCAATACCTCTGGGGCAAGACTCGAAACGTATGTCATCGAGGGTGAAAGAGGCTCTAAAGAAATATGTATGAATGGTGCTGCATCGCATCTGATTGGCAAAGGAGAGGAAATCATCATCATTGGCTATGAACTGACCAATGAGGAAATCACTCCAAGTGTGATCCTACTAGATCAGCACAACAACTTCGTAGAATACCTCGAAGAATCAGTGGAACTGAACAGGTTCTTGTAA
- a CDS encoding 5-formyltetrahydrofolate cyclo-ligase: protein MSTVDKAKLRAVYLRKRKMLSSDQCAFLSQQITNRLITFLGMQRFKMVHVFLPILKHNEINTWPIVQYLKERGTTVVVSKSNVESNELTHFIFEHESQLENNKWGIPEPTFGQEVLSGELDIILIPMVTFDRRGHRIGYGKGYYDKFLSDCRDTCIKVGLSMSPPLDVISCTDPFDIALDYCVTPLKTYSFGHE from the coding sequence ATGAGTACTGTGGACAAAGCCAAACTAAGAGCCGTGTATCTGAGAAAAAGAAAAATGCTTTCCTCAGATCAGTGTGCGTTTTTGTCTCAACAAATCACGAATCGCTTGATTACATTTTTGGGTATGCAGCGGTTCAAAATGGTGCATGTTTTTCTTCCTATTTTGAAACACAACGAAATCAATACTTGGCCCATCGTCCAATACCTCAAAGAAAGGGGAACAACCGTCGTGGTGTCCAAATCCAATGTAGAGTCAAACGAACTCACTCATTTTATTTTTGAACATGAATCGCAGCTAGAAAACAACAAATGGGGAATACCCGAACCGACATTTGGACAAGAGGTGTTGAGCGGAGAACTGGATATTATTTTGATACCGATGGTCACTTTTGATAGACGAGGGCATCGGATCGGGTATGGCAAGGGCTACTACGACAAGTTCTTGAGTGACTGTCGCGATACATGCATCAAAGTGGGGCTGAGTATGTCGCCACCACTGGATGTCATCTCTTGTACCGATCCCTTTGATATTGCGCTGGATTACTGCGTCACACCGCTAAAAACGTATAGTTTTGGGCATGAGTGA
- a CDS encoding Txe/YoeB family addiction module toxin has protein sequence MKYVFVEESWEDYLYWQKMDKKILKRINALLKEISRNPFDGIGKPEPLKYKYQGFWSRRIDGEHRIIYKVREDEILIAKCRHHYD, from the coding sequence ATGAAGTATGTCTTCGTAGAGGAATCTTGGGAAGACTATTTGTATTGGCAAAAGATGGACAAAAAAATTCTTAAGAGAATCAATGCTTTGCTAAAAGAGATTTCTAGAAATCCATTTGACGGGATAGGGAAACCAGAACCACTGAAATATAAATATCAAGGATTTTGGTCTAGGAGAATAGATGGAGAACACAGAATCATTTACAAAGTCCGCGAAGATGAAATTTTGATCGCCAAATGTAGGCATCACTATGATTAG
- a CDS encoding ABC transporter ATP-binding protein encodes MSYILEVNQLTKSYQSGQKKLTVLSDINFALESGKSLSIVGPSGSGKTTLLGLCAGLDVIDEGSVTINGQDLSLLSEDQKAQIRNENVGFVFQNFQLIPTLTALENIMIPLELLGDNGAIQKSMELLDQVGLSNRKNHYPTQLSGGEQQRIALARAFSNSPKILFADEPTGNLDEETGEKIEKLLFDLNREKGTALVLVTHDIELAHKTDHLLRLKGGKVLESNMLSKTLA; translated from the coding sequence ATGTCGTATATCCTGGAAGTAAACCAACTCACCAAATCCTATCAAAGTGGTCAAAAGAAACTCACGGTACTCTCCGACATCAATTTTGCACTAGAATCAGGAAAATCACTATCCATCGTTGGTCCGTCTGGTAGTGGAAAAACTACGCTACTTGGACTATGTGCTGGCTTGGATGTGATCGACGAAGGCAGTGTGACAATTAATGGCCAAGATCTAAGTTTGCTCTCAGAAGACCAAAAAGCACAGATCAGAAATGAAAATGTAGGTTTTGTGTTTCAAAATTTTCAGCTCATCCCTACACTCACTGCCCTAGAAAATATAATGATTCCTCTGGAGCTATTGGGAGACAATGGTGCGATACAAAAATCAATGGAGCTGCTAGACCAAGTGGGCTTGTCCAATCGCAAAAATCACTACCCTACCCAGTTGTCAGGTGGAGAGCAACAGAGGATTGCGCTGGCTCGCGCATTCTCCAACAGTCCCAAAATCCTATTTGCAGATGAGCCAACGGGTAACTTGGACGAAGAGACTGGAGAGAAAATCGAAAAATTGCTCTTCGATCTGAACCGAGAAAAAGGGACGGCGCTTGTCCTCGTCACCCATGACATAGAACTGGCTCACAAAACGGATCACCTGCTCCGGCTCAAAGGCGGCAAAGTCTTAGAATCAAACATGCTCAGCAAAACCCTAGCATAA